In Leptodactylus fuscus isolate aLepFus1 chromosome 9, aLepFus1.hap2, whole genome shotgun sequence, the genomic window agtcactcagttcgaatcctgccaagggcaaaaaaaaacatctgcaaggagtttgtatgttctccccgtgtttacatggatttccatcccatactccaaagatatactgataaggaaaaatgtacattgtgagccctatgtgggctcacaatctacattaaaaaaaaattgctaccaGTCCATCACAGTTAACATACCCAGAGCCTTGGCTTGTTCAGGTGTTACATTGTTGAAGTAGAAGCTAACTATGCCTCTTCAATATGCAACCCTAACCTTCCTGGTTTAACATTGGTACAGCAGATGGTATCTCATACTAACAGTAACAGGAGGCTTCACCACCTACTGCATCCTAAGCAAACCAGCACCGAAATTTACCCACTCCATTCTACTTCTACCTTGTCAGCCATATTAATTGCAGACCTACAAAAGGACCTTGGATAATgccacagtcatgtgaccagtcaaATGCAGGGGCAGAGTCTGTACAATAGCTCCCTGTATGGAAGCTGTGCAAGGTTGCCTGTATGGTAAAGCACTGAGGTAGGAGTACCAAGTGTGggggaaatgtggatgtagcagagccgtgtctgTGTTTGAGGTGTGGAAGTAGCATAGCTTAGTGTGTGGAATTAAAGATAGAGTGGCAGAGCTAAGAGTGTAGAGGTAAATATGAAGGTAGGAGAGCTGATTGTGTAGTGGGACATGAAAGCagaagagctgtgtgtatgaAGAGAGCAGGCTGTATGCAGGGATAAGTAGAATAATTGTGGCTATGTATACACAGCATGATAGTGTATACAGGAAGCAAAACATGGTGGCAGGAGTGTTGTGCATGTGTCGAGGAGGAAACATGAAGATAGCACAGCCAGCTGTAGGTGTGGAGAACATTGagacagcagagctgtgtgtgtagaggacatgtgggtagcagagctatgtgtgttTAATAGGCATGTGTGAAAGAGGAATAAGCAGAACAGAGGCCAAATATAGCTGACCTTTGTATGGTATGGGGGGCGTCCCAGGAAAAAGTGTCACCTGAAAGGGGATCTCGCTTCCAGAAAGTTTTGAATCCATTGTACTAGTCGATATTTAAGATATATATTAGAATATGAAACAAATATGAAACCATGGATGAGAAAGGTCAAAGCTGGTGCATGGAGTATAACAAGAGACAGATGGCGGGAGAAGAAGGTTTATTGTTATCACTTCGGAGGCTCCCTGCTTCTCTGTGCTACGGCCTTCTTTAGGTTGAAGTAATTAAAGTTCCTCTCATGCCACCTGCCTGGAAAAGGAGAGGACATGGGTCAGCCTCAGCGTCACAGCCATATTATGCCATGCAGAATCATCCAGCCATAGTAGGCCCCATGTGGCGGTACATTGTAGAGCGTCTCCATTCTTaacatcacatacagtaacctCTTATTATTTATTGTCAATTGCTTTAAAAAGTgacccatttttttctccctcccccttcctctgTTTCTAACTATGCGACATGTGAAACCTACAATTCACTGTATTATGTTGATATGGGGTTTGCCATTGCCCCACGTGTCCTCCACACTTTAAACAGAATTGAGTCGACTCTGGCAATTCTGAGGGATTACCAAACACACTAATGTGGACGGCGGCCAACCAACTCTCCCTGACAACAGATGtgatctgaaatttccccaatgtgggactattaaaggattatcttatcttatcttatgtgcgGGGGATCTGGCAGAAGCTTATACTACTCTCCACATTAAAAAGGACATATATAGTACACTGGGTCAAACCAAGAAAATATATTTAGAGAGTCAGGAGAAATACCCGTTAGCCAAGAGGGCATTTACTGTGTATGGCCCCATTTATGTCTAAGCCTAAGGGGCCTGTGGGCTTTGTAGGGTACTGGGTGCAATTGATACATAgccattttttgccttttttttacttttcttcttGCCTAGACAGGTATACTACACATAGAAGTAGAGAAGTGGAAATctcggggagaaaaaaaaagggcatAATTATAGAGCTCCATGTACACAAGACAATTCAGACTGGAAAATCCAGTCCATATATCAGTCTAATTTCCTGGAGAAAACTGTATTATGCAAAGAGACTAGGACTCCTTGCATGATAATGAACTTTGAtgctgggagtccctgcctctGTGACTTCATTGTTCCGATTGATCAAGTTCGGACTGGGAAATACAGTCAATGTATGGATTGGATGTTCCAGTTCTGATTACCCTATGAGCATAGGTCTTTAGAGGTGCAAAAGCTGCAGTCATATCAAAGCCCAGTTGCTTAATGGGTTTACCTACTTCTACAGGCTATCAATATGAGatcagcgggggagggggggggggtcaactaCTCGATTCCTACTACTACATAGGTAGCCTTAGCAATAACTTACAGCCCAGAGCGCGCACACACAATTTTCCCAACATATTTTTGTTAAGTTACACGCACCTAATTCATCGGTCTTCCTTCCATACCACTGATGTGTATTTTCCAGCCTTCCCCTTTCATTGACTTCTGCTGTATAGGAATCCTGCACCAAGCTGTGCTGTTTTATGGCCACCCCTGCAATGGATATGAGTTGTAAGACACcatatattacacaggaggagaactGATAGTGACCAAATTGGGAAGTCAGAGCAAAGACTGATTTAGAATGTCAGAAAGTACAAGTCAGACAAGAGACAACTTTTCATATAGCGGCTGACAAGTGGCGGCTTCTTATACGCTGGCTGAGAGAATAAATAACAttgcaaaataaaaaagtgacaagTGAGCCACCGAAAGCAATAACTCATAATAGGCATTGGTGTCCTGTCACCCGCTACTTGGACACAACATGTTATCCTGATTTAAAGAATACTGACCCTTCTGCTGTTACACAAAGGCATCTAAGACACATAAGATTAcaccagtattaaaaaaaaaatgcagcatgcaGCATTTTACCTGCCAAAATGCTGAAATGttctccatagacttatatgggggAGGCAAAAATGCAAAATGCAATGGAAAAGCAGTGACAACTCaattgtttttgatgtttttttcagCTGTGATTCACTATATGAGGTATTAGCCTAAAGGAGAATTCCACTTAGAAGATATTgtcacctatccacagaataagtGATAAATGCTAGATCAGTGAGAGTCCATGTGATCGGGCCCCCACCACCAACCCCAGGCCGCTATACCATGGCAAGGAAGAGTCAAGCATACACCTTACTCATCCATATATAGTCTATAGTACTGATAAAAATAGCTGAACCACAAAATCAGTCCAGACTTACATAGAAGATAAgggtggatgaagacacaggtccatcaagtccaacctataaccttacagtGCAGATTTagaagaacattaaaaaaaaacaaacaaaaaaaaacacgagGCTTGTGCCAATtgccaaaaaattccttcccaactccaaactcTGGATCCACTTATATATCCCCTATCTTTACCGAAAATCTAAAACCCGTAACCCATGATATTTTCACATtctagaaaggcatccaggtcctTTTTGAGcttagaaatattcagatgaggcTCGGAGAATAGAAGAGATTAAAGAAGGTAGGCAATAAGAGACCGAGCAAGACCTGGGAATAGATTACTACGAAGGCAATGGCTGAGTTCATAATAGATCTTGTGTGGATAGTCCTCCATGAAGTAGGATGTCATCCTCAGTCGGGGTATACAATACTCTTGGCGGCATTGTGTTCTCTCCTCCTCTCTCATACAGCTTCTCACCTATGTGGGACAATGAGAAAGATTCATTGAAAGAGTTATGGAGCAGAATTTGGAAAAATTTGCTACACCACTGGTCTGACCTGTTCGGGCGAGACAAGCTGGTCAACCACGGAGCTGCCATATCTATGTCTAATGTTAACGGGTATCAGGTTCCTGGTCTCTCCTTGCTGTATTCTTATTCTTCCTTGCGACGTGCTACTCCTTCTACCAGTGTTTCCACTTTGGCTGCTCTTGGCGCGGTGATTCGCACTGTGAGATTTTGCGGCGTTCACTTGAAATTTCTCATTACGAGGATGGACATTATGACAGGCTGCGGATTTGGGGATAGGTAAAGATGGATAGGACTTGATAACTGGAAGTAAAGTATAAGAGGAGACTAAATGATAAACGATTATTTAATGTATAACCAACAGTACAAGGGAAATCTGACAATGCTGTGCATTACCATACAGTAAATGCAATGTGTTAAAAGCATCGGGATGTAAAAGTCATGTGATAAGTAATGGCTCAGGCAGCCGCAGCAGGTTTTCCAGTCTCTGGTAAGTGATGCAACTTTCTTGACAGACGGTGATAAACACGTCTGGAATAATAAAATGCTATTCTGCGCTGAGATGACTGTAGTTCAATGGGCTGTACATGTGTTCTACAATGTTACATTGGGGGAAGGGGACTTGTACCTGCATTGAATGGTGTCACAATATGAGAGGAATAGTCAGCCATAGCCAACGCTTGCTGCTTTTGTATGTTGTTCTATTCCGTAGTTaatcagtaaaaattcatatgcatatattattaattaattgatCAATTATTAATATCATACTATTATTTCCAAAGGTCTTAAGCCATTGAGTCAGTATATTTAAAGAGTTATTTCAGGGGCAGGAAATACCTCCAATGTATACCTGCACCCATAGCTCCCATATAGTGCTCAGTATATATAGGTTTACTGGATAGACATATGAAATGCAACTTGTGCTATGCCATATacggaaaaaaaattatactgataTATACTAGTCTAATGCAGACCAAAAGCACACTCTTTTAGCCTCCGTCAGGCAACCAAAGGGTCTATGAAAAGAGTACGTAAGGCAAATAGAAACTGCAAAACAAATACACTAGACAATGCAGTGGATGGcatatggcagtgatggcgaacctatggcacgcgtgccagagagggcacgcagagccctccatgctggcacgcgtgcggtcgcccggatcgctcaccaacagggaatccggtacaggattccccgttgatgagcgatcactgccttcagttgtatgtgcaaatgcacatacagctgaaagctgtcagggtaggccgcggatcgcgcgaccgcggcctacactggctgcagagtttgacctctgccccgacgcgggcgcgatgacatcatcagcgccgccagtgacaagaaggtggatgccggcggctcttcaggggtgagtatgagagtggctcactgtgtatatgatgttggggggagcgcttataatacttggtggggtgtatgatactggggggggagtgtataatactgggggggcttataatactgggtggggtgtataatactggggggagtgtataatactggggggagtgtataatactgagggggcttataatactggggggagtgtataatactgggggggcttataatactgggtggggtgtataatactggggggagtgtataatactggggggagtgtataatactgagggggcttataatactggggggagtgtataatactgggggggcttataatactgggtggggtgtataatactggggggagtgtataatactggggggagtgtataatactgagggggcttataatactggggggagtgtataatactgagggggcttataatactggggggagtgtataatactgggggggcttataatactggggtggcttataatactggggggtgtactaaagagcatataatactggggggggggggctatttataagcacacaatactgtgtgtggatgccactgtggagcatataatcctggggggggggggggacacctactgcggagcatataacactggggggctactgtggtactgtggagattataatattgtgtggtgggcccactgcagagcatataatactgtctggggtcccctcactatttatatcacacagtatctgttttatagcagacgtgatattagtacaggatgtaagaatattacacggtaactataaaacagatcctgtgcgatgtaaatagtgaaa contains:
- the CIMIP4 gene encoding ciliary microtubule inner protein 4, with amino-acid sequence MEAESSVIKSYPSLPIPKSAACHNVHPRNEKFQVNAAKSHSANHRAKSSQSGNTGRRSSTSQGRIRIQQGETRNLIPVNIRHRYGSSVVDQLVSPEQVRSCMREEERTQCRQEYCIPRLRMTSYFMEDYPHKIYYELSHCLRSNLFPGVAIKQHSLVQDSYTAEVNERGRLENTHQWYGRKTDELAIWSEILMKRKAIAEILQSQVKPSCAFRRPIQTIVLKDVPPPPPPQQPPKKPKKQRRQMKIEKQELPAPQVSPPKEEDDFWEFYEKSI